One Brachybacterium aquaticum genomic region harbors:
- a CDS encoding MMPL family transporter: MSSSLYRLGLLMASLRWKVVGAWVALLVIIGGLAVGLGGTFSTEIEIPGTEGQEGIDVLANRFPEMGGTSGTLVLLAEDGTTVDDHQAEIDALMEDIAGVDGVAVAPSPFDELSPGTRTEDDTAIIAQFQMDGQTGTFPETSVEEIRQLVADAETPTLDTNLGGQVLQSAEIPFGAGEIIGVVVALIILAIVFRSLVPAFIPIITAIMGVGVSMLALVALSAGVSIPSVTTALGAMLGLAVGIDYALFILSRHRDQLARGEDVAESIGRALATSGSAVIFAGMTVVIALVGLFITGIPFLTVMGVAAAATVALSVVVALTMLPAIMGIMGERLRPRGIRRLMAQNGGVLPAEDPDAPSHGRVGRAWVRLVTRVPALTILVVILGVGTLAIPIKDLQLALPDQGTEPPGSSERVTYDLIAERFGPGYNGPLLVTADIINTTDPLGVVDELESDILALDNVREIQIATPNRGADLAVVVVIPEGGPTDQSTKDLVAELRGSAEAWEEDLSISDVTVTGATAVGIDVTDKLGAALLPFAIFVVGLSLLLLTMVFRSIWVPLKASVGYLFSVAAAFGVTSMVFEYGWFNGPLFVEINGPVVSFMPIMVMGVLFGLAMDYEVFLVSRMREEFVHTGDAKGAIEKGFVANAPVVTAAALIMVSVFAGFVTSGWFMLQPIAVALAVGVLVDAFVVRMTFVPAVLALLGKNAWWMPRWLGKILPPVDVEGEGLGAVLEHRRWTEEHGEHALRVQDVEVPLRGGHGRLGPLTGQVEPGRMLVVRSADDAARNTFLALVAGRLTPAAGILAVHDRLAPDDLGAIQARSPWIPAGTDVAARLAEIDVRSARRGLIVIESLADLTHAARTVDDTLVERIDALLEAGATLVVGSRADDPVEAERDLHRTLRDPRRLLALSVHRAAEPDPSGPSHRADDTAPEGALA, translated from the coding sequence GTGTCCTCGTCCTTGTACCGCCTCGGCCTGCTCATGGCTTCGCTGCGCTGGAAGGTCGTCGGCGCCTGGGTCGCCCTGCTGGTGATCATCGGCGGCCTCGCCGTCGGGCTCGGCGGCACCTTCTCCACCGAGATCGAGATCCCCGGCACCGAGGGGCAGGAAGGCATCGACGTCCTCGCCAACCGGTTCCCCGAGATGGGCGGCACCTCCGGCACGCTCGTGCTCCTGGCCGAGGACGGCACGACCGTCGATGACCACCAGGCCGAGATCGACGCGCTCATGGAGGACATCGCGGGCGTGGACGGCGTTGCCGTGGCCCCCTCCCCCTTCGACGAGCTCTCCCCCGGCACCCGCACCGAGGACGACACCGCGATAATCGCCCAGTTCCAGATGGACGGGCAGACCGGCACCTTCCCCGAGACCTCCGTGGAGGAGATCCGGCAGCTGGTCGCAGACGCCGAGACCCCCACGCTGGACACGAACCTCGGCGGCCAGGTGCTGCAGAGCGCGGAGATCCCCTTCGGCGCCGGCGAGATCATCGGCGTCGTCGTCGCGCTGATCATCCTCGCGATCGTGTTCCGCTCCCTCGTGCCCGCCTTCATTCCGATCATCACGGCGATCATGGGCGTCGGCGTGTCCATGCTGGCCCTCGTCGCACTCTCCGCCGGCGTCTCCATCCCGTCGGTGACCACCGCGCTCGGCGCGATGCTGGGCCTCGCCGTCGGCATCGACTACGCCCTGTTCATCCTCTCCCGCCACCGCGACCAGCTCGCCCGCGGCGAGGACGTCGCCGAGTCGATCGGGCGGGCGCTGGCCACCTCCGGCAGCGCCGTCATCTTCGCGGGCATGACCGTGGTCATCGCGCTGGTGGGCCTGTTCATCACCGGCATCCCCTTCCTCACCGTCATGGGCGTGGCGGCCGCGGCGACCGTGGCGCTGTCCGTGGTCGTGGCGCTGACGATGCTGCCGGCGATCATGGGCATCATGGGCGAGCGCCTGCGCCCCCGCGGCATCCGCCGCCTCATGGCCCAGAACGGCGGCGTGCTGCCCGCGGAGGATCCCGACGCCCCCTCCCACGGCCGCGTCGGCCGCGCCTGGGTCCGCCTGGTCACCCGCGTCCCTGCCCTGACCATCCTCGTGGTGATCCTCGGCGTCGGCACCCTGGCCATCCCGATCAAGGACCTCCAGCTGGCCCTGCCCGACCAGGGCACCGAGCCGCCCGGCTCCTCCGAGCGGGTCACCTACGACCTCATCGCCGAGCGGTTCGGCCCCGGCTACAACGGCCCGCTCCTGGTCACCGCCGACATCATCAACACCACCGACCCGCTCGGGGTCGTCGACGAGCTCGAGAGCGACATCCTCGCCCTGGACAACGTCCGCGAGATCCAGATCGCCACCCCGAACCGGGGTGCGGACCTCGCCGTCGTGGTCGTGATCCCCGAGGGCGGCCCCACCGACCAGTCCACCAAGGACCTCGTCGCCGAGCTGCGCGGCAGCGCCGAGGCCTGGGAGGAGGACCTGTCCATCTCCGACGTCACCGTCACCGGCGCCACCGCCGTCGGCATCGACGTCACCGACAAGCTCGGCGCTGCCCTGCTCCCCTTCGCGATCTTCGTGGTGGGCCTGTCTCTGCTGCTGCTGACGATGGTGTTCCGCTCGATCTGGGTGCCGCTGAAGGCGTCGGTCGGCTACCTCTTCTCCGTCGCCGCCGCGTTCGGCGTGACCTCGATGGTGTTCGAGTACGGCTGGTTCAACGGTCCGCTGTTCGTCGAGATCAACGGCCCGGTCGTCTCCTTCATGCCGATCATGGTGATGGGCGTGCTGTTCGGCCTGGCCATGGACTACGAGGTCTTCCTCGTCTCCCGCATGCGCGAGGAGTTCGTGCACACCGGGGACGCGAAGGGCGCGATCGAGAAGGGCTTCGTCGCCAACGCCCCCGTCGTCACCGCCGCCGCGCTGATCATGGTCTCCGTCTTCGCCGGCTTCGTCACCTCCGGCTGGTTCATGCTCCAGCCCATCGCGGTCGCGCTCGCCGTGGGCGTGCTCGTGGACGCCTTCGTGGTGCGCATGACCTTCGTGCCCGCCGTCCTCGCGCTGCTGGGGAAGAACGCCTGGTGGATGCCACGGTGGCTCGGGAAGATCCTGCCCCCGGTGGACGTCGAGGGTGAGGGCCTCGGCGCCGTCCTCGAGCACCGCCGCTGGACCGAGGAGCATGGCGAGCACGCCCTGCGCGTCCAGGACGTCGAAGTGCCGCTGCGGGGCGGCCACGGCCGGCTCGGCCCGCTCACCGGCCAGGTCGAGCCCGGGCGGATGCTCGTGGTCCGCTCGGCCGACGACGCCGCCCGCAACACCTTCCTCGCGCTCGTCGCGGGGCGCCTCACGCCCGCCGCCGGCATCCTCGCCGTGCACGACCGGCTCGCCCCGGACGACCTCGGTGCCATCCAGGCCCGCAGCCCGTGGATCCCGGCGGGCACCGACGTCGCCGCGCGGCTGGCCGAGATCGACGTCCGCAGCGCCCGCCGAGGACTGATCGTCATCGAGTCCCTCGCCGACCTCACCCACGCCGCCCGCACCGTCGACGACACCCTCGTCGAGCGGATCGATGCACTGCTCGAGGCCGGCGCGACCCTCGTCGTCGGCTCCCGCGCCGACGACCCCGTCGAGGCGGAGCGCGACCTCCACCGCACCCTGCGCGACCCCCGCCGTCTGCTCGCCCTCTCCGTCCATCGCGCCGCGGAGCCGGACCCCTCCGGTCCCTCCCATCGCGCCGACGACACCGCCCCGGAAGGAGCGCTCGCATGA
- a CDS encoding TetR/AcrR family transcriptional regulator, which produces MTDLFEPLPEFAGTRRKENTRAKLIRASLDVFVDKGIDGATVDDLVKAAGFTRGAFYSNFSTKEEVFVALFDEVTAEVIGIANSSVESAVGEAGPEHAVTFDDDEMMLAVFEGIRPYGRQWYLLYSDAIARSLRDETMRGELAVQRERMRDEIGQLLTRRLEAAGDRSRLPVEDLAQLLVGIFVDLMLREQMEQRDITELAATTILGTLRAFVEPAGGPGERGGCLRGEGEPSRR; this is translated from the coding sequence ATGACCGATCTGTTCGAGCCGCTGCCCGAGTTCGCGGGCACGCGGCGCAAGGAGAACACCCGCGCGAAGCTGATCCGGGCGTCGCTGGACGTGTTCGTGGACAAGGGCATCGACGGTGCGACCGTGGACGACCTGGTCAAGGCGGCCGGTTTCACGCGCGGTGCCTTCTACTCGAACTTCTCCACCAAGGAGGAGGTCTTCGTGGCGCTGTTCGACGAGGTGACCGCGGAGGTTATCGGCATCGCCAACAGCTCGGTCGAGTCGGCGGTGGGGGAGGCGGGCCCGGAGCACGCGGTCACCTTCGACGACGACGAGATGATGCTCGCCGTCTTCGAGGGGATCCGCCCCTACGGCCGGCAGTGGTACCTGCTCTACTCCGATGCGATCGCCCGCTCCCTGCGCGACGAGACCATGCGCGGGGAGCTCGCGGTGCAGCGTGAGCGGATGCGGGATGAGATCGGGCAGCTGCTCACGCGCCGGCTCGAGGCGGCGGGGGACCGCTCGCGCCTGCCGGTGGAGGACCTCGCCCAGCTGCTGGTGGGGATCTTCGTGGACCTGATGCTGCGCGAGCAGATGGAGCAGCGTGACATCACCGAGCTCGCGGCGACCACGATCCTGGGCACCCTGCGCGCCTTCGTCGAACCGGCCGGCGGCCCGGGGGAGCGCGGCGGATGTCTGCGAGGTGAGGGGGAGCCGTCCAGGCGGTGA
- a CDS encoding YhgE/Pip domain-containing protein, with translation MSRLSHPRTLVVVLVLPLLVAALGMWALSGRVDRLDTVPAAVVNLDQGAEITDENGDTQTVPFGRLLAGALTQPGTVEDQDTPETTGFDWQLTSQDDAESGLKDGTYSAVVVIPEDFSKRLATIGTPEATRAILEVTTNDASGQINALVGTAVAQASASTMGGQMAEQYLNGLYLGFNDLGDGFSDAADGAEELAGGTTDLSDGTRQLADGTSALADGTSELADGSRDLADGGRELADGTSDLADGSTAAADGAEQFAGGVWTFADGTWQTADGSRTLADGLDQLATGSEDLAGGVAQLQAGMRGTDTQPGLLDGAEQLAAGVEGDGTAANPGLEAGADQLATGLEQYADGVAQAGTAVSGDGTANNPGLAPTARTLAEGTAELGEGAQQAADGLSGTDSQPGLAQGADGVVSYAEGLRSVLDGDGTAQNPGMDALAGGMSQSACALAERYPDDPEVQALCQQAQGMTGYVDGTRAVLDGDGTAANPGLVATAQGVGEGATQAASGIQQLADGINGTADQPGLVQGTEGMVTYAEGIETAFTGDGTEANPGLVEGSSQLAEGARASADGAGQLVTGVTGLRDGMVQYADGVDQLAEGAGLLAEGTRASADGAGQLADGAGQLATGADQLGTGADQLASGNRQLADGAGQLADGAGQLADGTDQLADGTTELADGTSELADGSSDLADGADQLADGTGELATGLREGADAVPSYSEDERTRMGEMAAAPVTAEAQRENEANGASTATFPFVTALALWLGAFGTFLLLPALSRRLLDRALPMWQVVLRSLAPALLIAVVQTVAVLAVLTAVGISPVSPLSVGLIAFAGAVMFAALHQALLALLGDRIGRIASVMLMVLQVVMLVGIVPIQTAPEALQAVSGLMPLAIVTEGLVHAALGGALVSTSGTLLAILAWAAISLLLTLAVSRGARRADRASRIDAGAMPAAA, from the coding sequence ATGAGCCGCCTGTCCCACCCCCGCACCCTCGTCGTGGTCCTGGTGCTGCCGCTGCTCGTGGCGGCGCTGGGCATGTGGGCCCTCAGCGGCCGCGTGGACCGCCTGGACACCGTCCCCGCCGCGGTCGTGAACCTCGACCAGGGCGCCGAGATCACCGACGAGAACGGCGACACCCAGACCGTGCCCTTCGGCCGCCTCCTCGCCGGCGCCCTCACCCAGCCCGGCACCGTCGAGGACCAGGACACCCCGGAGACCACCGGCTTCGACTGGCAGCTGACCAGCCAGGACGACGCCGAGTCCGGGCTGAAGGACGGCACCTACTCCGCCGTCGTCGTCATCCCCGAGGACTTCTCCAAGCGCCTGGCCACCATCGGCACCCCCGAGGCGACCCGCGCGATCCTCGAGGTCACCACCAACGACGCCTCCGGCCAGATCAACGCGCTGGTCGGCACCGCCGTCGCCCAGGCCTCCGCCTCCACCATGGGCGGGCAGATGGCCGAGCAGTACCTCAACGGCCTCTACCTCGGCTTCAACGACCTCGGCGACGGCTTCTCCGACGCGGCCGACGGCGCCGAGGAGCTCGCAGGCGGCACCACCGACCTCTCCGACGGCACCCGCCAGCTCGCCGACGGCACCTCCGCTCTGGCCGACGGCACCTCGGAGCTCGCGGACGGCTCCCGCGACCTGGCCGACGGCGGGCGCGAGCTCGCCGACGGGACCTCCGACCTCGCCGACGGCAGCACCGCGGCGGCCGACGGGGCCGAGCAGTTCGCCGGCGGCGTGTGGACCTTCGCCGACGGGACCTGGCAGACCGCCGACGGCTCCCGCACCCTCGCCGACGGGCTCGACCAGCTCGCCACCGGCAGCGAGGACCTCGCAGGCGGCGTGGCCCAGCTGCAGGCCGGGATGCGCGGCACCGACACCCAGCCGGGGCTGCTGGACGGTGCCGAGCAGCTCGCCGCCGGCGTCGAGGGCGACGGCACCGCCGCGAACCCGGGCCTCGAGGCCGGCGCGGACCAGCTCGCCACCGGTCTCGAGCAGTACGCCGACGGCGTCGCCCAGGCCGGCACCGCCGTCTCCGGCGACGGCACGGCGAACAACCCGGGCCTCGCCCCCACCGCCCGCACCCTCGCCGAGGGCACGGCCGAGCTCGGCGAGGGCGCCCAGCAGGCGGCCGACGGGCTCTCCGGCACCGACTCCCAGCCCGGGCTCGCCCAGGGCGCCGACGGGGTCGTCTCCTACGCCGAAGGGCTCCGGTCCGTCCTGGACGGCGACGGCACCGCGCAGAACCCCGGCATGGACGCGCTCGCCGGCGGCATGTCGCAGAGCGCCTGCGCCCTCGCCGAGCGCTACCCCGACGATCCCGAGGTGCAGGCCCTGTGCCAGCAGGCCCAGGGCATGACCGGCTACGTCGACGGCACCCGCGCCGTGCTCGACGGCGACGGCACCGCCGCGAACCCGGGCCTGGTCGCGACCGCCCAGGGTGTCGGCGAGGGCGCCACCCAGGCCGCGAGCGGCATCCAGCAGCTCGCCGACGGGATCAACGGCACCGCCGACCAGCCCGGCCTCGTCCAGGGCACCGAGGGCATGGTCACCTACGCCGAGGGCATCGAGACCGCGTTCACCGGTGACGGCACCGAGGCGAATCCGGGCCTGGTCGAGGGGTCCTCGCAGCTCGCCGAGGGGGCCCGCGCCAGCGCCGACGGCGCCGGCCAGCTCGTCACCGGCGTGACCGGCCTGCGCGACGGCATGGTCCAGTACGCCGACGGCGTGGACCAGCTCGCCGAGGGCGCCGGACTGCTCGCCGAGGGCACCCGCGCGAGCGCCGACGGGGCCGGGCAGCTCGCCGACGGCGCCGGTCAGCTCGCCACGGGCGCCGACCAGCTCGGCACTGGCGCGGATCAGCTCGCGAGCGGCAACCGCCAGCTCGCCGACGGTGCCGGGCAGCTGGCCGACGGCGCCGGTCAGCTCGCCGACGGCACCGACCAGCTCGCCGACGGCACGACGGAGCTCGCCGACGGCACCTCGGAGCTCGCCGACGGCAGCTCCGACCTGGCCGACGGCGCGGATCAGCTCGCCGACGGCACCGGGGAGCTCGCGACCGGTCTGCGCGAGGGCGCGGACGCCGTCCCCTCGTACAGCGAGGACGAGCGCACCCGCATGGGCGAGATGGCCGCGGCCCCGGTGACGGCCGAGGCGCAGCGCGAGAACGAGGCGAACGGCGCGTCGACCGCGACCTTCCCCTTCGTCACCGCGCTCGCGCTGTGGCTGGGCGCCTTCGGCACCTTCCTGCTGCTGCCGGCCCTGTCCCGGCGACTGCTGGACCGGGCCCTGCCGATGTGGCAGGTCGTGCTGCGCTCCCTGGCCCCGGCCCTGCTGATCGCCGTGGTCCAGACCGTGGCGGTCCTCGCGGTGCTCACGGCCGTGGGCATCTCCCCCGTCTCCCCGCTCTCGGTGGGTCTGATCGCCTTCGCCGGCGCGGTGATGTTCGCGGCCCTGCACCAGGCGCTTCTCGCCCTGCTCGGGGACCGGATCGGCCGGATCGCCTCGGTGATGCTGATGGTGCTGCAGGTGGTGATGCTGGTGGGCATCGTCCCGATCCAGACCGCTCCCGAGGCGCTGCAGGCGGTCAGCGGCCTGATGCCGCTGGCGATCGTCACCGAGGGTCTCGTGCACGCCGCGCTCGGCGGGGCGCTGGTGAGCACCTCCGGCACGCTGCTGGCGATCCTCGCCTGGGCTGCGATCTCGCTGCTGCTCACCCTGGCGGTCTCGCGCGGCGCCCGCCGCGCCGACCGCGCCTCGCGGATCGACGCGGGGGCGATGCCGGCCGCCGCCTGA
- a CDS encoding helix-turn-helix domain-containing protein → MADRPAALDPEVVRQMLGGATTRSVLDPLTPREREVLAPMAERWSNRAIARRLVVPSRTVEAHTRGIFTKLDLPESEDEHPRVRAILAYLGAAGAA, encoded by the coding sequence GTGGCCGACCGGCCAGCCGCCCTGGACCCCGAGGTGGTCCGCCAGATGCTCGGCGGCGCCACGACGCGCTCCGTCCTGGACCCGCTCACCCCGCGCGAGCGGGAGGTGCTCGCCCCCATGGCCGAGAGATGGAGCAACCGGGCGATCGCGCGACGCCTGGTGGTCCCCTCCCGAACCGTCGAGGCGCACACCCGCGGCATCTTCACCAAGCTCGACCTGCCCGAGTCCGAGGACGAGCACCCCCGGGTGCGGGCGATCCTCGCCTACCTCGGGGCGGCAGGAGCCGCCTGA
- a CDS encoding GH25 family lysozyme, producing the protein MPSYRPRHLAPSSAPPTSSPSSEAGTSRRSLLRGGVLGAAALGTGAAALTAPAAMAAPSGGIHGQDVSGWQGEVDWAAQKELGSRFAYVKATEGRSYRSPAFDHQYRGAGKVGLVRGGYHFARPDSGGPEEQVDFFLNNGGSWSTDGKTLPGMVDFEGYHGIPLDYGLSQQEMREWISTFSWRYRQATGRRPAIYTNYYWWRDVVGDWTPKNSPLFLAAYRRTEPELLPGRWWDWEMWQYSDSGPFAGDSNLFRGGEEQFARFVGEYDYGAPGI; encoded by the coding sequence ATGCCGTCCTACCGCCCGCGCCACCTCGCGCCCTCGAGCGCTCCGCCCACGTCCTCACCCTCCTCCGAGGCAGGCACCTCGCGCCGCTCGCTGCTGCGCGGGGGAGTCCTCGGCGCCGCCGCGCTCGGCACCGGTGCCGCGGCGCTCACGGCGCCGGCCGCCATGGCTGCGCCGTCGGGCGGCATCCACGGCCAGGACGTCTCGGGCTGGCAGGGGGAGGTGGACTGGGCCGCGCAGAAGGAGCTCGGCTCCCGTTTCGCCTATGTCAAGGCCACCGAGGGGCGCAGCTACCGCAGCCCCGCCTTCGACCACCAGTACCGCGGTGCCGGGAAGGTGGGGCTCGTGCGCGGCGGCTACCACTTCGCCCGCCCCGACTCCGGCGGTCCCGAGGAGCAGGTGGACTTCTTCCTCAACAACGGCGGCAGCTGGAGCACCGACGGGAAGACCCTTCCCGGCATGGTCGACTTCGAGGGCTACCACGGCATTCCCCTGGACTACGGGCTCTCGCAGCAGGAGATGCGCGAGTGGATCTCGACCTTCTCCTGGCGCTACCGCCAGGCGACCGGCCGCCGCCCCGCGATCTACACCAACTACTACTGGTGGCGCGACGTGGTGGGGGACTGGACCCCGAAGAACTCCCCGCTGTTCCTCGCCGCCTACCGCCGCACCGAGCCGGAGCTGCTGCCCGGCCGCTGGTGGGACTGGGAGATGTGGCAGTACTCCGACTCCGGCCCCTTCGCCGGGGATTCGAACCTCTTCCGCGGCGGCGAGGAGCAGTTCGCCCGCTTCGTGGGGGAGTACGACTACGGCGCGCCGGGGATCTGA